The proteins below are encoded in one region of Eulemur rufifrons isolate Redbay chromosome 2, OSU_ERuf_1, whole genome shotgun sequence:
- the TMEM253 gene encoding transmembrane protein 253 isoform X2, with translation MMIFNTFNLILGFIVVVVEVMKTALGSAPTAPSQLAGLLVLELSTEAFTLAGVLISVYALFLLSQRKPGCCRSQSLHYQELQEGLSELEEVPSLESGPTVASTGN, from the exons ATGATGATATTCAACACCTTCAACCTGATCTTGGGTTTCATCGTGGTGGTGGTCGAGGTGATGAAGACAGCCTTGGGGTCAGCCCCAACTGCACCCTCCCAG CTGGCTGGCTTGCTGGTGCTGGAGCTCAGCACTGAGGCCTTCACCCTAGCGGGAGTGCTGATCTCAGTGTATGCCCTATTCCTGCTGAGCCAGAGGAAGCCAGGATGCTGCAGGAGCCAGAGTCTGCACTACCAGGAGCTGCAGGAG GGCCTCTCTGAGTTGGAGGAGGTTCCTAGTTTGGAGAGCGGTCCCACGGTGGCCAGCACAGGAAACTGA
- the TMEM253 gene encoding transmembrane protein 253 isoform X1, with amino-acid sequence MEERTGQREEERCSLRLKKLQHWARHRQSGHLLVLAVSQLWLAVTVVPFAVAVACLNSDCHMATALPLGPGASGLLTGIVTLELRRAPRLWKVRAMMIFNTFNLILGFIVVVVEVMKTALGSAPTAPSQLAGLLVLELSTEAFTLAGVLISVYALFLLSQRKPGCCRSQSLHYQELQEGLSELEEVPSLESGPTVASTGN; translated from the exons ATGGAGGAGAGAACAGGACAGCGAGAGGAGGAGAGATGCAGCCTCCGTCTGAAAAAGCTACAGCACTGGGCAAGGCACAGGCAAAGTGGGCACCTCTTGGTGCTGGCG GTGAGTCAGCTATGGCTGGCAGTGACTGTGGTGCCCTTTGCTGTCGCCGTTGCCTGCCTGAACTCTGATTGTCACATGGCCACAGCACTACCTCTTGGACCCGGGGCCTCA GGTCTCCTCACTGGGATTGTCACCCTTGAGCTTCGCAGAGCACCCCGTCTCTGGAAG GTGCGGGCCATGATGATATTCAACACCTTCAACCTGATCTTGGGTTTCATCGTGGTGGTGGTCGAGGTGATGAAGACAGCCTTGGGGTCAGCCCCAACTGCACCCTCCCAG CTGGCTGGCTTGCTGGTGCTGGAGCTCAGCACTGAGGCCTTCACCCTAGCGGGAGTGCTGATCTCAGTGTATGCCCTATTCCTGCTGAGCCAGAGGAAGCCAGGATGCTGCAGGAGCCAGAGTCTGCACTACCAGGAGCTGCAGGAG GGCCTCTCTGAGTTGGAGGAGGTTCCTAGTTTGGAGAGCGGTCCCACGGTGGCCAGCACAGGAAACTGA